A DNA window from Centropristis striata isolate RG_2023a ecotype Rhode Island chromosome 10, C.striata_1.0, whole genome shotgun sequence contains the following coding sequences:
- the cers6 gene encoding ceramide synthase 6 has product MAGILAWFWNERFWLPHNVTWADLKNTDEATFPQAEDLYLACPLAFCIFMIRLVFERFIARPCAMGLKIQANGPQKAQPNAILEKVFTAITKHPDEKRLEGLSKQLDWDVRTIQRWFRQRRNQEKPSTLARFCESMWRFTFYLYIFTYGVRFLKKTTWLWNTKECWYNYPYQPLTVDIHYYYILELSFYLSLLFSQFTDIRRKDFLIMFLHHVATISLITFSYVNNMARVGTLVMCLHDAADVLIEAAKMANYAKCQILCNLLFAMFAILFISSRLGVYPVWILNTTLFESWEIVGPYPSWWVFNLLLILLQLLHSFWSYLIVKTACRAISKGKVGKWNPLHVSKDDRSDIESSSDEDDSPPPNHKHHSNSTNGTNKNHGTNGYLTGAPYPDEH; this is encoded by the exons ATGGCCGGTATTTTGGCGTGGTTTTGGAACGAGAGGTTCTGGCTCCCGCATAATGTAACCTGGgctgacttaaaaaacacagatgAAGCAACGTTCCCGCAAGCCGAGGATCTCTATCTGGCGTGTCCTTTAGCATTCTGCATCTTTATGATACGGCTGGTTTTCGAAAG GTTTATTGCGAGACCATGTGCCATGGGCCTGAAGATCCAAGCCAACGGGCCACAAAAAGCACAACCCAACGCCATCCTGGAGAAGGTTTTCACTGCTATAACCAAG CACCCGGATGAGAAGAGGCTGGAGGGCCTGTCCAAACAGCTCGACTGGGATGTGAGGACCATCCAGCGCTGGTTCAGACAACGCCGAAACCAGGAGAAGCCCAGCACTCTCGCCCGATTCTGTGAAAGCAT GTGGAGATTCACATTCTATCTATACATATTTACCTACGGAGTGCGTTTTCTTAAAAAG aCTACCTGGCTTTGGAACACTAAAGAGTGCTGGTACAACTATCCTTACCAG CCCCTCACTGTGGACATccattattactatatactggaGCTGTCTTTCTACTTGTCCTTACTCTTTTCCCAATTCACAGACATCAGGAGGAAG GACTTCCTGATCATGTTCCTGCACCATGTGGCAACAATCTCCCTCATCACCTTTTCCTACGTGAACAACATGGCACGGGTGGGAACTCTAGTCATGTGTCTCCACGATGCAGCCGACGTGCTGATAGAG GCTGCCAAGATGGCCAACTATGCCAAATGTCAGATACTGTGCAACCTCCTGTTTGCAATGTTTGCAATTCTCTTCATAAGTTCCAGGCTGGGAGTTTACCCTGTCTG GATTTTAAATACTACCTTGTTCGAGAGTTGGGAGATTGTAGGGCCCTACCCGTCCTGGTGGGTCTTCAACCTGCTTCTgatcctgctgcagcttcttcaCTCCTTCTGGTCCTACCTCATAGTGAAGACAGCATGCCGAGCCATCTCCAAAGGAAAA GTGGGGAAATGGAATCCGTTGCAT GTGTCTAAAGACGACCGCAGCGACATAGAGTCCAGCTCTGATGAGGATGACAGCCCCCCACCCAATCACAAGCACCACAGCAACAGCACCAACGGGACCAACAAAAATCACGGGACCAACGGCTACCTGACAGGAGCCCCCTATCCCGACGAACACTGA